A genomic stretch from Kogia breviceps isolate mKogBre1 chromosome 1, mKogBre1 haplotype 1, whole genome shotgun sequence includes:
- the ACKR1 gene encoding LOW QUALITY PROTEIN: atypical chemokine receptor 1 (The sequence of the model RefSeq protein was modified relative to this genomic sequence to represent the inferred CDS: deleted 4 bases in 2 codons) gives MDITLQGPEVRSSPLAKSFHSTAPDRSPCSLPGCAGEGGDPPPNTIPGPLQPTPPPTPFLAHLVLNLKLKLESWGKGDHLSKMAIPLHLCFHLQAALCEWERPLVSSNYHIPRFLGQMKVCRLTNPVYLLVPTRTLHDSPLPVSRLSVPNPAQSRWPSLVPDTYLGTTATDRTIPAHLSACPEPSSVMGNCLHPNVLQVADDNSTKLALEDKIWSELLELYDADYNFTDVEAAAPCHSCVLLDDSSLPFFILVSVLGILISGAVLYAFLRPLFPRQVYQNRSILVQLAVGSALFSIMVPILARGLSGALITSLCHLAHLVSYGSAFAQALLIGCRACLGPKLAIGHVPGLRLGIGVGLWGVAALLSLPITLGSDTSHGLCTVTFSGQWEILRYIHAAACFAIFILLPLGLLGAKGLKKALGRGPCPWIDILCVWFIFWWPQGMVLGLDSLVRSRAMVVSTCLAQQALDVLLDLAEALAILHCVATPLLLAQVCYQAIQTSLPSLPLSATQPSHLDILGCKS, from the exons ATGGATATAACTCTCCAAGGGCCAGAAGTGCGTTCATCCCCTTTGGCCAAGTCCTTTCATTCCACAGCACCTGACCGCTCCCCATGCTCTCTGCCAGGCTGTGCTGGAGAAGGAGgagaccccccccccaacaccATTCCGGGACCACTTCaaccgacc cccccccccactccctttCTAGCCCACCTCGTGTTGAACCTGAAACTGAAGCTTGAGTCCTGGGGAAAAGGGGACCATCTTAGCAAGATGGCCATCCCGCTGCACCTTTGCTTCCACCTCCAGGCGGCGCTGTGTGAGTGGGAAAGACCACTCGTCAGTTCCAAC TACCACATCCCGCGCTTTCTTGGACAAATGAAAGTGTGTCGCCTAACCAACCCTGTTTATCTCCTCGTTCCAACTCGGACACTCCATGACTCACCCCTCCCAGTGTCCAGGCTAAGCGTCCCCAA CCCTGCCCAGAGCCGATGGCCTTCATTAGTCCCTGACACTTATCTGGGAACCACAGCCACTGACAGAACTATCCCAGCCCATCTCTCTGCCTGCCCTGAGCCCAGCAGTGTCATGGGGAACTGTCTGCACCCG AATGTCCTCCAGGTGGCTGATGACAACTCTACTAAGCTGGCCTTGGAAGACAAGATTTGGAGTGAACTTCTTGAGTTGTACGATGCAGACTATAACTTCACCGATGTGGAAGCAGCTGCGCCCTGCCACTCCTGTGTCCTGCTCGACGACTCCTCACTGCCATTCTTCATCCTCGTCAGTGTCCTGGGCATCCTGATCAGTGGAGCTGTCCTCTACGCGTTTCTCAGACCTCTGTTCCCCCGTCAGGTCTACCAGAACCGGTCTATCCTGGTGCAGTTGGCTGTGGGCAGTGCTCTCTTCAGTATTATGGTGCCCATCCTGGCACGGGGGCTAAGTGGGGCCCTCATCACCTCCCTGTGCCACCTAGCTCACTTGGTCTCGTATGGCTCAGCCTTTGCCCAAGCTCTGCTGATAGGGTGCCGTGCCTGCCTGGGCCCCAAACTGGCTATAGGTCACGTCCCAGGCCTCAGGCTGGGGATCGGTGTGGGACTTTGGGGAGTGGCTGCCCTATTGTCACTGCCAATCACGCTGGGCAGTGACACTTCCCATGGACTCTGCACAGTGACCTTCAGCGGGCAATGGGAAATTTTGCGGTACATACATGCTGCAGCCTGTTTTGCCATCTTCATCTTGTTGCCACTGGGTTTGTTGGGAGCCAAGGGGCTGAAGAAGGCATTGGGCAGGGGGCCATGTCCCTGGATTGATATCCTATGTGTCTGGTTCATTTTCTGGTGGCCTCAGGGCATGGTTCTGGGATTGGACTCCCTGGTGAGGTCCAGGGCCATGGTGGTGTCAACATGTCTGGCCCAGCAGGCCCTGGACGTGCTGCTGGACCTGGCAGAAGCCCTGGCAATATTGCACTGTGTGGCTACACCCCTGCTCCTCGCCCAGGTCTGCTACCAGGCCATTCAAACTTCtctgccctccctgcctctctcggCAACACAGCCTTCTCATCTGGACATCCTTGGATGCAAATCCTAG